The Etheostoma spectabile isolate EspeVRDwgs_2016 chromosome 24, UIUC_Espe_1.0, whole genome shotgun sequence genome contains a region encoding:
- the cnppd1 gene encoding protein CNPPD1, whose protein sequence is MDFDALFNEKTFQFSDFQEFTFLPGHQKLSERVRKRLYYGLDKDVSLDGLSCPVTDIAVEIFQKSAPSPIRKLQKKYAAHVSREACISPCAMMLALVYIERLRHRNPEYLQKISSSDLFLISMMVASKYLYDEGEEEEVFNDEWGAAGKLDVKTVNNLEMNFLNAIEWSLFTEPNDLFDILSQLETSIAERQGMKRGWFTYTDLCVLLEQSAWSQALTAIYQHFTKVSCMLGLVYLTSVAGLIATSAVLHQLSLSRSSQSLLLPPAEISPDLSNQNAEAPSPALHLPPCVLANNSLNHQPGAIETGQDHGQSPPSVSSQTSILCLWGSMLASMGHIHPETDSDMEAPQTWSPVFFFCPGCLASLRPLQCRLRNTSTLFAHGSFDNHHATWLASSLLGWPEPGLNSRYTPPIQLGSCHPESMLPVDKAQALLMPG, encoded by the exons ATGGATTTCGACGCTTTATTTAACGAAAAGACATTTCAGTTTTCGGACTTCCAGGAGTTCACG TTTCTTCCAGGACACCAGAAGTTGAGTGAACGTGTGAGAAAGCGACTGTATTATGGCCTGGACAAAGACGTTTCTTTAGATGGCCTCTCTTGCCCTGTTACAG ATATCGCTGTTGAAATCTTCCAGAAGTCTGCCCCAAGCCCAATACGAAAGCTTCAGAAGAAGTATGCTGCTCATGTTTCCAG ggAGGCCTGCATTTCACCATGTGCCATGATGCTGGCTCTAGTTTACATAGAAAGGCTCCGACATAGAAACCCTGAATACCTACAAAAGATCTCCTCCTCTGACCTCTTCCTGATCTCCATG ATGGTTGCTAGCAAGTACCTGTACGATGaaggggaggaagaagaggtTTTCAACGATGAGTGGGGAGCGGCTGGGAAGTTGGACGTCAAAACTGTCAATAACCTGGAGATGAACTTCTTGAATGCCAtt GAGTGGAGCCTCTTCACAGAGCCAAATGACTTATTTGATATACTAAGTCAACTGGAAACCAG CATTGCAGAGCGGCAGGGGATGAAGCGTGGCTGGTTCACCTACACTGACCTCTGTGTGCTACTGGAGCAATCGGCATGGAGTCAAGCCCTCACAGCCATCTATCAGCACTTTACCAAG GTTTCGTGTATGCTCGGCCTCGTCTATCTGACCAGTGTGGCTGGCCTTATTGCCACCAGCGCTGTGCTGCACCAGCTCAGTCTCTCTCGGAGCAGCCAGTCCCTGCTTCTACCTCCAGCTGAGATCAGTCCGGACCTCTCCAACCAAAATGCAGAAGCTCCTTCTCCAGCCCTGCACCTCCCCCCCTGTGTTCTGGCCAACAACAGTCTGAACCATCAGCCCGGTGCAATTGAAACCGGCCAGGACCACGGACAAAGCCCCCCCTCGGTATCCTCACAGACATCAATATTGTGTCTCTGGGGCTCCATGCTTGCCTCAATGGGTCACATACATCCTGAAACAGATTCTGATATGGAAGCTCCCCAAACCTGGTCtcctgtcttcttcttctgtcctgGTTGTCTTGCATCCCTCCGTCCTCTTCAATGCAGGCTTAGAAACACCTCAACACTCTTTGCTCATGGCTCTTTTGATAACCATCATGCAACATGGCTGGCTTCCAGCCTCCTTGGATGGCCAGAACCAGGTCTAAACTCTCGCTACACTCCGCCTATACAGCTGGGTTCCTGCCATCCGGAGTCTATGTTGCCGGTCGACAAAGCCCAAGCTCTGCTCATGCCCGGTTAG